A section of the Lutra lutra chromosome 3, mLutLut1.2, whole genome shotgun sequence genome encodes:
- the LOC125095445 gene encoding CD302 antigen isoform X5 encodes MPRPALLAVLLPLLGLVTAAVADCPSSAWVQFQDSCYVFLKEAIKVESIEDVRNQCTDHGADMVSIHNEEENAFILDTLKKQWKGPDDILLGMFFDTDDASFKWFDKSNMTFDKWTDQEDGEDLVDTCAFLHTKTGEWKKGNCEISSMGGTLCKAAIPYEKKYLSDNHILISALVIASTVILTVLGAIVWFLYKRNSDAGFTTVFSTAPQSPYNDDCVLVVAEENEYAVQFD; translated from the exons ATGCCCCGGCCCGCGCTGCTCGCTGTCCTGCTGCCGTTGCTGGGTCTGGTCACCGCCGCCGTCGCGG ACTGTCCTTCATCTGCCTGGGTTCAGTTCCAAGACAGTTGTTACGTTTTTCTTAAAGAAGCCATCAAAGTAGAAAGCATAGAGGATGTCAGAAATCAGTGTACTGACCATG gaGCAGACATGGTAAGCATacataatgaagaagaaaatgcttttataCTGGATACTTTGAAAAAGCAATGGAAGGGTCCAGACGATATCCTACTAGGCATGTTTTTTGACACAGATG ATGCAAGTTTCAAGTGGTTTGATAAGTCAAATATGACATTTGATAAGTGGACAGACCAAGAAGATGGTGAGGACCTAGTTGACACCTGTGCCTTTTTGCACACCAAGACAGgtgaatggaaaaaaggaaattgtgaAATTTCTTCTATGGGAGGAACCCTTTGTAAAGCAGCTA tcccatatgaaaagaaatatttatcag ataacCACATTTTAATATCAGCTTTGGTGATTGCTAGCACAGTAATTTTAACAGTTTTGGGAGCAATCGTTTGGTTCCTGTACAAAAGAAATTCGGATGCCGGTTTCACCACAGTTTTTTCAACTGCACCCCAATCACCTTATAATGATGACTGTGTTTTGGTAGTTGCAGAAGAAAACGAGTATGCTGTTCAATTTGACTAA